Proteins from a single region of Zavarzinella sp.:
- a CDS encoding Dabb family protein, producing MMRTLFATFIALALCLSVQAADKPHIGHMVFFQLKDASPEAQQKLVAACNKYLKEHDGVAYYSAGVRGKEFDREVNAQDWDVALHLVFKDKESHDKYQTHPMHLKFIEENKENWKSVKVFDSHIAPSK from the coding sequence ATGATGCGCACCCTGTTTGCAACTTTCATTGCCCTTGCTCTTTGCCTGTCGGTCCAGGCCGCCGACAAGCCCCACATTGGTCATATGGTGTTCTTTCAACTGAAAGATGCCTCGCCGGAAGCCCAGCAGAAGCTGGTGGCTGCCTGCAATAAATATTTGAAGGAACACGATGGGGTGGCCTACTACAGTGCCGGCGTCCGTGGCAAGGAATTTGATCGGGAAGTGAATGCCCAGGATTGGGACGTTGCCCTGCACCTGGTGTTTAAAGACAAAGAATCACATGATAAATACCAGACCCACCCGATGCACCTGAAATTTATCGAAGAAAACAAGGAAAACTGGAAAAGCGTGAAAGTGTTCGACTCCCACATCGCCCCCAGCAAGTAA
- a CDS encoding ATP-binding protein: MARSDLLLKLVHAGTSGDEILFRKTVEALVAEERGKKHDVLADRLATFLNDKPLNPPPQLNGNGHLNGVVKSPNELWAEKIPQRGFDTLILPDDVEQICRELVEEHQRADLLRSYNLVPRNRILLAGVPGNGKTSLAEGFAHSLMLPLIVARYEGLIGSYLGETASRIKRIFDHVRTRPCVLFFDEFDTIGKERGDRQETGEIKRVVSSLLLQVDDLPTYVVVVTATNHPELLDRAVWRRFQIRMELPNPTPAQIEEYLRRAQNRSNLLFETSLNGLADKLHGASFAELEEFVADVFRRYVLSLPNQGLKKIVAQRVAQWQHRFCPNE; the protein is encoded by the coding sequence ATGGCACGGTCTGATCTACTACTGAAATTGGTTCACGCTGGAACTTCAGGCGATGAGATTCTATTCCGTAAGACTGTGGAAGCACTCGTTGCCGAGGAACGTGGAAAAAAGCACGATGTTCTTGCCGATCGTTTAGCCACCTTCTTGAACGATAAGCCGCTAAATCCGCCACCACAATTGAACGGAAACGGCCATCTAAACGGGGTCGTAAAGTCGCCGAACGAGTTGTGGGCTGAAAAGATCCCACAAAGAGGGTTCGATACTCTGATACTTCCAGATGATGTTGAGCAAATTTGCCGCGAGCTTGTCGAAGAACATCAGCGGGCCGATTTGCTCCGCTCGTACAATCTTGTACCACGCAACCGTATTCTTCTCGCGGGTGTGCCGGGAAACGGGAAAACTTCTCTGGCCGAGGGTTTCGCACACTCTCTTATGCTGCCTCTTATCGTTGCTCGGTACGAAGGACTCATTGGAAGCTATCTCGGCGAAACCGCGAGTAGGATCAAGCGAATCTTCGATCACGTACGCACGCGGCCGTGTGTGCTGTTCTTCGATGAGTTCGACACCATTGGTAAAGAACGTGGCGACAGACAGGAAACTGGTGAAATTAAACGTGTCGTTAGTTCTTTGCTCCTTCAAGTAGACGACCTGCCCACATACGTCGTAGTAGTCACGGCAACCAACCATCCGGAATTGCTCGACCGAGCAGTATGGCGTCGATTCCAAATTCGAATGGAACTGCCGAATCCGACTCCAGCTCAGATCGAAGAATATCTTCGAAGAGCACAAAACCGATCCAATCTCTTGTTCGAGACGTCTTTGAATGGATTGGCAGATAAGCTCCACGGTGCCAGTTTTGCTGAACTGGAAGAGTTCGTCGCAGATGTTTTCCGCCGCTATGTGTTGAGCCTTCCGAATCAGGGCCTTAAGAAGATTGTTGCCCAACGGGTTGCTCAATGGCAGCACCGTTTCTGTCCTAACGAGTAA
- the lpdA gene encoding dihydrolipoyl dehydrogenase, with protein MDSFDVVVIGGGPGGYVAALRAAQLGMKVACIESRKTYGGTCLNVGCIPSKAMLDSSELYHQAHSKFAQHGIVATGVELDLQRLLERKDKVVKGLTDGIAYLLKKNKVAAIQGTAKLQDPHHVLVTSPSGETSTVKATNIILATGSEIAELPFMKFDHQYVVNSTDALSFSEVPKHLIVVGGGYIGLELGSVWARLGSNVTVLEYLPRILPLTDAEIGKMVKQSLEKQGLTFHLGTKVTGSEIVDNQAVISTVNGDGNERKFTGDKVLVAVGRRPNSVNLGLEAVGIQIDAKSGRVEIDDHYRTKVPHIYAIGDLVRGPMLAHKAQEEGVAVAELIAGKPAHVNLDTIPSVIYIWPEVASVGPTEEELKSRGTVYKVGKFPFSASGRARCMDESEGLVKVITDAATDRVLAVHIFGPRASDMIAEAVTIVEFKGSAEDIARITHAHPTLSESLAEAARMAYSGAPLHA; from the coding sequence ATGGATTCTTTCGACGTTGTTGTAATTGGGGGTGGCCCAGGTGGGTATGTTGCGGCACTGCGTGCTGCCCAGTTGGGCATGAAGGTGGCGTGCATTGAATCGCGAAAAACCTATGGCGGCACCTGCCTGAACGTGGGCTGCATTCCCAGTAAGGCGATGCTCGATTCCAGCGAGTTGTACCACCAGGCCCACAGTAAGTTCGCCCAGCATGGTATTGTTGCTACCGGTGTCGAGCTGGATTTGCAGCGTTTGCTGGAACGCAAAGACAAAGTGGTCAAAGGGCTGACCGATGGCATTGCCTACCTGTTGAAAAAGAACAAAGTGGCTGCGATTCAGGGAACCGCCAAACTGCAGGACCCCCACCACGTGCTGGTAACCAGCCCCAGTGGGGAAACCAGCACAGTCAAAGCAACCAATATTATTCTGGCCACCGGCAGCGAAATCGCCGAACTCCCATTCATGAAGTTCGACCACCAATACGTGGTGAATTCCACGGATGCCTTATCGTTCAGCGAAGTTCCCAAGCACCTGATTGTGGTAGGTGGGGGCTATATCGGCCTGGAACTCGGTTCCGTCTGGGCCCGCCTTGGCAGCAACGTGACCGTGCTGGAATATCTGCCACGGATTTTACCGCTGACCGATGCCGAAATCGGCAAGATGGTCAAACAATCGTTAGAAAAACAAGGCCTGACCTTCCACCTGGGCACCAAAGTGACTGGGAGCGAGATCGTTGATAACCAAGCAGTGATATCAACGGTCAATGGCGACGGTAACGAGCGTAAGTTCACTGGTGATAAGGTGTTAGTAGCTGTTGGCCGTCGACCGAACAGTGTCAATCTGGGCCTGGAAGCAGTGGGAATCCAGATCGATGCCAAATCTGGCCGGGTGGAAATTGACGACCACTATCGCACAAAGGTGCCACACATCTACGCCATTGGCGACCTGGTGCGTGGCCCGATGCTCGCCCACAAGGCTCAGGAAGAAGGGGTGGCGGTTGCGGAACTGATCGCTGGTAAGCCTGCCCACGTGAATCTGGATACCATCCCCAGTGTGATCTACATTTGGCCGGAAGTTGCCAGCGTTGGCCCCACGGAAGAGGAATTGAAATCCCGCGGCACCGTCTACAAGGTGGGCAAGTTCCCGTTTTCAGCCAGTGGCCGAGCCCGCTGCATGGATGAATCGGAAGGACTGGTGAAGGTAATTACGGATGCCGCCACTGATCGGGTGCTGGCGGTACACATCTTCGGCCCACGTGCGTCTGATATGATCGCCGAAGCGGTCACGATTGTGGAATTCAAAGGTTCGGCGGAAGATATCGCCCGCATCACCCACGCCCACCCGACGTTGTCGGAATCGCTTGCCGAAGCCGCACGCATGGCCTATTCCGGCGCCCCACTTCATGCGTAA
- the trpE gene encoding anthranilate synthase component I, which translates to MQYYPSIEEFTELAGKATMVPVYRQLLSDSLTPVTAFCKIREGEWSYLFESVVGGERHGRHSFMGTKPFKTFEAYGNRVVVRQGAQAHEYHAEDPLRELEELLKDYRTVPVPGLKTFSGGAVGYIGYDSVRYVENLPHPPVDDRHLPDIAFGLYDQMVMFDHVDKTMTVVVYAQVNPNDVRQSYWEACSQVDQLVERLQRGVADLQITDIAIPGELKIPATSNFTAEQFQDAVRRCQEYILAGDIFQIVLSQRFAMKTNARSFDIYRALRSVNPSPYMFYLQVGPATLVGASPEIMTRVKEGYVITRPLAGTRRRGKTPAEDEALAKELLADEKERAEHIMLVDLGRNDVGRVSQYGTVELSELMTVERYSHVMHLSSTVVGQILPDKTAFDALRSCLPAGTLSGAPKVRAMEIIDELEPHRRGPYGGAVGYIDYHGNMDTCIALRTMVLQGQTAYIQAGAGIVADSDPASEYQETLNKAAGLMRALEIAETQL; encoded by the coding sequence TTGCAGTACTATCCATCGATCGAAGAGTTTACTGAACTTGCCGGCAAAGCCACCATGGTGCCCGTCTATCGCCAGCTATTGAGCGATTCACTGACACCGGTCACCGCATTCTGCAAAATCCGCGAGGGAGAATGGTCGTATCTCTTCGAAAGCGTTGTCGGTGGGGAACGGCATGGCCGCCACAGTTTCATGGGCACCAAGCCGTTTAAAACTTTCGAAGCGTACGGCAATCGTGTGGTGGTGCGGCAGGGGGCCCAGGCGCACGAATACCACGCCGAAGATCCCCTGCGAGAACTCGAGGAGTTGCTGAAAGACTACCGCACGGTACCTGTACCGGGGCTGAAAACCTTCAGTGGCGGTGCCGTGGGGTATATTGGCTACGACAGCGTCCGTTATGTGGAAAATCTCCCCCACCCACCAGTGGATGACCGGCATTTGCCCGATATTGCTTTTGGATTATATGATCAAATGGTAATGTTTGATCACGTCGACAAAACCATGACGGTGGTGGTTTATGCCCAGGTGAATCCGAACGATGTTCGCCAATCGTATTGGGAAGCGTGCAGTCAGGTCGATCAGTTGGTAGAACGCCTGCAGCGTGGGGTGGCAGATCTGCAAATCACTGATATCGCCATTCCCGGTGAACTGAAAATCCCTGCCACTTCCAATTTTACGGCAGAACAGTTTCAGGATGCAGTACGCCGCTGTCAGGAGTACATCCTGGCGGGCGACATTTTCCAGATTGTACTCAGCCAGCGTTTCGCGATGAAAACCAACGCTCGCAGCTTCGATATTTACCGCGCTTTACGCAGTGTGAATCCTTCCCCATACATGTTTTACCTGCAGGTAGGCCCCGCCACACTGGTGGGGGCGTCGCCAGAAATTATGACACGGGTGAAAGAAGGTTACGTGATTACCCGCCCACTGGCAGGCACCCGCCGACGAGGGAAAACACCCGCCGAAGATGAGGCACTTGCCAAAGAACTGCTTGCAGACGAAAAAGAGCGTGCGGAACACATTATGCTGGTCGATCTGGGCCGGAACGATGTGGGCAGGGTTTCGCAGTATGGCACCGTGGAATTAAGTGAATTAATGACGGTGGAACGCTACAGCCATGTGATGCACCTTTCCAGCACGGTGGTGGGGCAGATTCTGCCAGACAAAACAGCATTCGATGCCTTGCGATCCTGCCTGCCTGCCGGCACCCTTTCCGGTGCTCCGAAAGTGCGTGCGATGGAAATTATTGACGAATTGGAGCCCCACCGCCGTGGCCCTTATGGTGGAGCGGTGGGTTACATCGACTACCACGGCAATATGGATACCTGCATCGCCCTCCGCACGATGGTGCTGCAGGGCCAGACTGCCTACATTCAGGCGGGGGCGGGAATTGTGGCCGACAGCGATCCCGCTTCAGAATATCAGGAAACATTAAACAAAGCCGCTGGCTTGATGCGGGCACTGGAAATTGCAGAAACCCAGCTATAA
- a CDS encoding S8 family peptidase: MEQKFNEIVSAFDDMKPDVEGFEPELVIVFETIADDIKEFSKAAANVEGLEWVGELDLGDQASDNDFHIDKEGSEDKPLTARLYAVMSNQKAAQSLLSLWNNWLLEPDKTAARGLGPFKNIFQHLKDIRRWGPLDRLTGTGVLEDWRANLQFDAETNQPPVRFEVELWYRDVDATRTNAYTHLEDIIKNAGGRCIAQSAIRDICYHGVLAELPADAVADTLSAIQSQEYTELLRCKDVMFFRPCSQSLHPLCELSEEKNPVSAAPGALVVTSPVIAVLDGLPLENHTLIRDHLIVDDPDQFSQHYTQPGHQQHGTAMCSLIVNGDLNKNEQRLSQKIYVRPIFVPLTDWNGQYRDEGTPEEILLIDLVHRAIRRIVDADGNEQAAAPNVKVINLSFGNRWQPFENRYSPLARLLDWLAWKYKLLFIISVGNHGREIMINTAADQWKNLSPDQLRNEVIQAIRNDQVARRPLSPAESVNAITVGAWHEDASTTLQGNAVDLYKDSSLPSPFCTVAAGYAQAVKPEVYFPGGRQLYRGPTIEDVNPTKFTPVTTNRPPGLKVAAPGTNSGELTTVSHGRGTSHATALATHSVGLAYERLLEYRNQPGWDRLTDEYLAVILKTLLVHGASWGNEAEMIEAALPPDGLKGKNGNRNWQHLQRILNRFIGCGKVDPLKAQSATDQRATVLAWDSLADGKSHVYSLPLPPSLSGRKVKRKVSVTLAWLSPINVRHRNYRQAFLWTDIAGKEKLQLEKAGLDQKTSQRGTVQHLVWESEKIVVIPDDERIEIRVNCKADAGKMSDSIPYGLAISLEVAEGLDIPIYEEVRERISIQISPLPNPL; this comes from the coding sequence TTGGAACAAAAATTCAATGAGATCGTTAGTGCATTCGATGACATGAAGCCAGATGTGGAGGGGTTTGAACCGGAGCTAGTTATCGTTTTTGAGACGATAGCCGATGACATAAAGGAGTTCTCAAAAGCTGCCGCAAATGTCGAGGGACTTGAATGGGTCGGTGAATTAGATCTCGGTGACCAAGCGAGCGACAACGATTTTCATATTGATAAAGAAGGTAGTGAAGATAAGCCTCTTACAGCCCGACTGTACGCCGTAATGAGCAACCAAAAAGCGGCCCAATCGCTTCTGTCGCTGTGGAATAACTGGTTGCTGGAACCGGACAAGACAGCCGCACGGGGCTTAGGCCCTTTCAAGAATATCTTTCAGCATTTGAAGGACATCCGCCGATGGGGCCCCCTTGACCGCTTGACAGGAACCGGGGTTCTTGAAGACTGGAGAGCGAACCTTCAATTTGATGCTGAAACTAATCAGCCGCCAGTCCGGTTTGAGGTTGAGCTTTGGTATCGGGACGTTGATGCGACACGCACTAATGCCTACACACATCTTGAGGATATCATTAAGAATGCTGGCGGCCGTTGTATTGCTCAATCTGCTATCAGGGACATATGCTACCATGGTGTTCTTGCCGAACTTCCAGCCGATGCAGTTGCCGATACACTTTCTGCTATCCAGTCTCAAGAATACACAGAACTTCTCCGCTGCAAAGATGTTATGTTCTTTCGCCCTTGCTCACAATCGCTCCATCCACTTTGTGAACTGAGCGAAGAAAAGAATCCAGTTTCAGCCGCACCTGGGGCCCTTGTGGTCACATCCCCAGTTATTGCTGTTCTTGATGGTTTGCCACTCGAAAACCACACTCTGATCCGAGACCACTTGATCGTTGATGATCCGGATCAGTTTAGTCAACACTACACTCAGCCGGGCCACCAACAACACGGGACGGCAATGTGCTCGCTCATTGTGAACGGCGACTTGAACAAGAACGAGCAGCGGCTTTCGCAGAAAATCTACGTGCGCCCGATCTTCGTTCCTTTGACAGATTGGAACGGGCAATACCGGGACGAAGGTACGCCCGAAGAAATACTCCTCATCGATCTCGTCCACCGGGCTATTCGCCGCATCGTCGATGCTGACGGAAACGAACAGGCAGCAGCGCCGAACGTGAAAGTTATCAACCTTTCGTTCGGGAATCGTTGGCAACCTTTTGAAAATAGATACAGCCCGCTCGCTCGTTTGCTGGACTGGCTTGCGTGGAAGTACAAGTTGCTCTTCATCATAAGCGTTGGGAACCACGGCCGCGAAATCATGATAAATACCGCAGCGGATCAGTGGAAAAACCTCTCACCTGATCAGTTGCGGAACGAGGTCATTCAGGCGATTCGAAACGATCAAGTTGCCCGCCGGCCGCTCTCCCCCGCAGAGTCAGTGAACGCAATCACAGTAGGTGCGTGGCACGAGGATGCAAGCACTACTCTGCAAGGAAATGCGGTGGATTTGTACAAGGACAGTTCCCTTCCAAGTCCATTTTGCACCGTTGCAGCTGGTTATGCTCAGGCAGTAAAACCAGAAGTGTACTTTCCCGGTGGGCGACAGCTTTACAGAGGGCCTACGATTGAAGATGTGAACCCGACGAAATTCACGCCTGTTACTACTAACCGTCCACCTGGCCTGAAAGTGGCTGCGCCAGGTACCAACTCAGGCGAGTTGACCACTGTGAGTCATGGTCGTGGCACAAGTCACGCGACTGCACTAGCTACTCATTCTGTTGGTTTGGCATACGAACGGCTTCTCGAATACCGGAATCAACCGGGTTGGGATCGCCTCACCGATGAATACCTTGCAGTTATCCTGAAAACTCTTCTAGTTCATGGCGCTTCCTGGGGTAACGAGGCCGAAATGATCGAAGCAGCTTTACCGCCAGATGGGCTCAAAGGAAAGAATGGAAATCGTAACTGGCAGCATCTTCAGCGAATTCTGAACCGCTTTATCGGCTGCGGAAAGGTTGACCCACTAAAGGCACAATCCGCAACAGATCAACGAGCTACCGTGCTCGCGTGGGATTCCCTAGCCGATGGAAAGAGTCACGTTTATTCACTTCCGCTTCCGCCCTCCCTCAGTGGGCGTAAGGTAAAACGGAAAGTAAGTGTGACCTTGGCGTGGCTTTCGCCCATAAATGTGCGGCACAGGAACTATCGGCAAGCGTTTCTTTGGACCGACATCGCTGGCAAGGAAAAGCTACAACTCGAAAAGGCCGGACTGGACCAAAAGACTTCACAGCGAGGCACTGTTCAGCATCTAGTGTGGGAGAGCGAGAAGATCGTCGTGATTCCAGATGACGAACGAATTGAAATCCGAGTCAACTGCAAGGCCGACGCAGGGAAGATGAGTGATTCGATTCCATATGGTTTGGCCATATCGCTTGAAGTAGCCGAAGGCCTCGATATTCCGATTTATGAGGAAGTCAGAGAACGCATTAGTATTCAAATTTCTCCGCTGCCAAACCCTTTGTAA
- a CDS encoding O-antigen ligase family protein: MHWLLIGYMFLFIHRPFEFWPMLGEMHIERVYIILVILCWLVAPGKRWIPNPLHAAYLFFATCIAGAWLMSPWADRGQIVVENWFKILVFYFLLVTSVSNRRTLRLVVAGFLCVMFIYMLHSLKEYVGGRHTYRMGIVRMLGIDSSLGDPNSFGASIVFALPVVMAFWHSDRRKWLRAGVLSYIGLSILCILLTGSRSSLLGLVVWGSWVVFRSKYRYSAILAVTFLAPMAFFALPDSLQTRFETIVNPDVGPENARTSGEGRLEGFFKGFELLAAYPLTGVGPGAWRPATGSSLESHNLYGQLAGELGFLGIIAFSFILWCFYRTWKDIRQRTRTAPQDDFVKHLNNALMMGLFLLLFEGNFGHNLLRHNWLWYGGFLLIARYVVLREPSTAPQRAVRPAVYQWHPRVQAWQVRWQ, translated from the coding sequence ATGCATTGGCTGCTCATTGGTTACATGTTTCTGTTTATTCATCGGCCGTTCGAATTCTGGCCGATGCTGGGCGAAATGCACATCGAGCGGGTCTACATTATCCTGGTGATCCTCTGCTGGCTGGTGGCACCCGGAAAACGCTGGATTCCCAACCCACTGCACGCTGCCTATCTCTTTTTCGCCACTTGCATCGCGGGTGCGTGGCTGATGTCCCCCTGGGCCGATCGTGGGCAGATTGTCGTCGAAAACTGGTTCAAAATACTGGTTTTCTACTTTTTACTCGTCACCAGCGTCTCCAATCGTCGCACGTTAAGGCTGGTTGTCGCTGGTTTTCTGTGCGTCATGTTCATCTACATGCTGCACTCATTAAAGGAATATGTCGGTGGCAGGCACACCTACCGCATGGGCATTGTGCGGATGCTGGGCATTGACAGTTCGCTGGGCGATCCCAACAGTTTTGGGGCCAGCATTGTCTTTGCGTTACCTGTGGTGATGGCTTTCTGGCACAGTGATCGTCGTAAGTGGTTGCGGGCAGGGGTGTTAAGTTACATTGGCCTCTCGATTCTGTGCATTTTGCTGACCGGCTCCCGTTCTTCGCTGCTAGGATTGGTGGTCTGGGGAAGCTGGGTAGTTTTTCGAAGCAAATACCGCTACTCTGCCATTCTGGCAGTGACTTTTCTGGCACCAATGGCCTTTTTTGCACTGCCAGATTCTCTGCAAACCCGTTTTGAAACGATTGTGAACCCCGATGTGGGGCCGGAAAACGCCCGCACATCCGGTGAAGGTCGCCTCGAAGGCTTCTTCAAAGGGTTTGAACTCCTTGCAGCGTATCCACTTACGGGGGTGGGCCCGGGTGCCTGGCGTCCCGCAACCGGCAGTTCGCTCGAATCCCACAATCTGTACGGGCAACTGGCAGGCGAGCTGGGATTTTTAGGGATTATTGCGTTCAGCTTCATCTTGTGGTGTTTTTATCGCACGTGGAAGGATATTCGCCAGCGGACACGAACTGCACCGCAGGATGATTTTGTGAAGCACCTGAACAACGCACTGATGATGGGGTTGTTCTTACTGTTGTTTGAGGGAAATTTTGGCCATAACCTCTTACGACATAACTGGTTATGGTACGGCGGCTTTTTGCTGATCGCCCGTTATGTCGTGCTGCGGGAACCCAGTACCGCCCCACAGCGGGCTGTGCGGCCAGCAGTATATCAATGGCACCCACGGGTTCAGGCGTGGCAGGTTCGGTGGCAGTAA
- the odhB gene encoding 2-oxoglutarate dehydrogenase complex dihydrolipoyllysine-residue succinyltransferase: protein MAIPVVIPAIGESVVEGRLVQWFKKAGEFVEKDDPVCEIETDKATQPIPAPAAGILTPRASEDEIVAVGAVIGEIEPQAVPAKKDDSPQTPAPKEDTSKPAAKTEEPILSPAAKRAAEEEGVDPATVTGTGRDGRIIKEDIYAAKPNGTAKAPASQPVPAAPPSRGDSPRETRSKMSGIRQRIAERLVESQQTTATLTTFNEADMSAINDLRAKFKDKFKEKYGINLGFMSFFVKAVIEGLKKFPTVNARIDGNEIVHQHFYDIGVAVSTERGLMVPVIRNADLQSFAAIEKSITDVAVKARDNKISVADLQGGTFTITNGGIFGSMLSTPILNPPQTAILGMHSIQKRPVVVNDQIVVRPMMYLALSYDHRLIDGREAVQFLVRVKECLEQPERLLLEI, encoded by the coding sequence ATGGCAATTCCTGTCGTGATTCCGGCAATTGGGGAGTCTGTCGTGGAAGGCAGGCTGGTGCAGTGGTTCAAAAAAGCAGGCGAGTTCGTCGAAAAAGACGATCCTGTTTGCGAAATTGAAACCGACAAAGCCACCCAGCCCATCCCCGCACCGGCTGCGGGCATTTTAACCCCACGTGCCAGTGAGGACGAAATTGTTGCCGTGGGTGCGGTCATTGGTGAAATTGAACCGCAGGCAGTACCCGCCAAAAAGGACGATTCGCCGCAAACACCTGCTCCAAAAGAAGATACGTCGAAACCTGCTGCAAAAACCGAAGAGCCGATCCTGTCGCCTGCTGCCAAACGTGCGGCAGAAGAAGAAGGTGTCGATCCGGCAACGGTCACAGGCACGGGCCGTGATGGGCGGATCATTAAGGAAGATATTTACGCAGCAAAACCGAACGGCACCGCAAAAGCACCGGCCAGCCAGCCTGTACCAGCAGCACCACCTTCACGTGGGGATTCACCACGCGAAACCCGCAGCAAAATGTCAGGCATTCGCCAGCGAATTGCCGAACGACTGGTGGAATCGCAACAGACCACTGCCACGCTGACCACCTTCAACGAAGCGGATATGTCCGCTATCAACGATCTGCGGGCCAAATTCAAAGATAAGTTCAAAGAAAAATACGGCATCAACCTCGGATTTATGTCGTTTTTTGTGAAGGCCGTAATTGAAGGGCTGAAAAAGTTTCCGACTGTGAACGCTCGCATCGATGGGAACGAGATTGTCCACCAGCACTTCTACGATATCGGGGTGGCGGTCAGCACCGAACGTGGGCTGATGGTGCCTGTCATCCGTAATGCTGACCTGCAAAGTTTTGCTGCCATCGAAAAATCGATTACCGATGTGGCGGTGAAAGCCCGCGATAACAAGATTTCGGTGGCCGACCTGCAAGGTGGCACCTTCACCATTACTAATGGGGGAATTTTCGGCTCGATGTTGTCGACACCGATTCTGAACCCCCCACAGACAGCCATCCTGGGGATGCACTCCATTCAGAAACGCCCCGTGGTGGTAAACGATCAGATTGTGGTGCGACCAATGATGTACCTGGCACTTTCTTACGACCACCGCCTGATCGATGGGCGGGAAGCAGTACAGTTCCTGGTGCGTGTCAAAGAGTGCCTGGAACAGCCCGAACGATTACTTCTCGAGATTTAA
- a CDS encoding cyclic-phosphate processing receiver domain-containing protein has product MILILEDDAERTKRFQAVLQALNCSHALYIWRDAHTMILEAGPLLESSLFLSLDHDLFPESGEPDPGDGYMVAQWLTSMPVVKPVIIHSSNGERAGWMAGEFDLAGWPHWRVLPFGDDWIETDWRRIVRKLIKTQSRKSN; this is encoded by the coding sequence ATGATCCTCATTCTGGAAGATGATGCTGAGCGTACAAAGCGTTTTCAGGCTGTTTTGCAAGCTTTGAATTGCTCGCACGCATTGTACATCTGGCGAGATGCCCACACGATGATCCTTGAAGCGGGACCACTGCTCGAAAGTTCGCTTTTTCTCTCCCTTGACCACGATTTATTTCCTGAAAGTGGTGAGCCAGACCCAGGGGATGGTTATATGGTTGCGCAATGGCTTACTTCGATGCCTGTAGTCAAACCGGTTATTATTCATTCCAGCAATGGTGAACGTGCTGGTTGGATGGCCGGTGAGTTTGACCTGGCTGGTTGGCCGCACTGGCGGGTACTTCCATTCGGTGATGACTGGATAGAAACTGATTGGCGGAGAATTGTCCGGAAGTTGATTAAAACTCAGAGTCGAAAAAGTAATTGA
- a CDS encoding helix-turn-helix domain-containing protein — MRKLYIIRLTKQERVELQSVVKKLKGTGQKVRRAQILLKADADGPNWTDERITEAFSCRTRTVERLRQRFVEQGFEETLNRAKRQQPPVDKLLTGDQEARIIATRLGPPPKGYNNWTLRLLARKVVELEIVESVSYETVRRTLKKMA; from the coding sequence ATGCGGAAGTTGTATATCATTCGACTGACAAAGCAAGAACGAGTCGAGCTTCAGAGTGTCGTCAAGAAGTTGAAGGGAACCGGGCAGAAAGTTCGACGTGCTCAAATTCTGCTGAAGGCAGATGCCGATGGTCCGAATTGGACTGATGAGCGTATTACCGAGGCGTTTTCGTGTCGGACTAGAACCGTGGAACGGCTTCGCCAGCGGTTCGTCGAGCAAGGATTTGAAGAAACGCTCAACCGAGCTAAACGTCAGCAACCACCCGTGGATAAGCTATTGACGGGCGACCAAGAGGCCCGCATCATCGCGACTCGGCTTGGGCCGCCTCCGAAAGGCTACAACAACTGGACGCTTCGGTTGCTGGCACGCAAGGTCGTGGAGTTGGAAATCGTGGAGTCGGTGAGCTACGAAACGGTCCGACGCACGCTAAAAAAAATGGCATGA